The Algoriphagus sanaruensis genome window below encodes:
- a CDS encoding YgaP family membrane protein, whose amino-acid sequence MKKNMGSLDKGIRLILAVVLVVFYFTGIITGTWGIIALAVAAIFALTSLVSFCPLYVLVGINTCKKN is encoded by the coding sequence ATGAAAAAGAATATGGGAAGTCTCGATAAAGGAATTCGTTTAATTCTTGCCGTGGTCTTGGTTGTTTTTTACTTCACTGGAATAATTACGGGTACATGGGGAATTATAGCCTTGGCTGTAGCTGCTATTTTCGCTCTTACTTCCTTGGTTAGCTTTTGCCCACTTTATGTTTTGGTGGGAATCAATACCTGCAAAAAGAATTAG
- a CDS encoding Gfo/Idh/MocA family protein, which translates to MNKRREFLKSTGLAGLGLFGAGSALANEFQTLPLEANYGASRVQTFNMSGFAAPKLETVRVGIVGLGMRGPGAVDRLSKIEGVEIKALCDLLPERAEKAKKSLEGTPHRPELYSGSPYAWKKMCERPDLDLIYIATPWEWHTPMAVYAMESGKHAAVEVPAARTLDECWQLVETSERTQKHCMQLENCCYDFFELMTLKMAREGFFGEVLHVEGAYIHDLLWLNFDKDKGYQGMWRLKENLRNGNLYPTHGLGPICQILNINRGDQMDYLTSVSSADFQMKKKAEELAMQDSFWNEFAAKNYRGNMNTTVVKTKHGKTIMIQHDVTSPRPYSRLHVVSGTEGYAQKYPDQKVSKGHSWMKEDEMKALQEKYTPEIVQKVGELAKQIGGHGGMDFMMDWRLIDCLRNGLPLDQDVYDAALWSCISPLSEWSVANRSNSIDVPDFTGGSWKTNTPVPITLAGGGTTKVRV; encoded by the coding sequence ATGAATAAACGAAGAGAATTTCTGAAATCCACCGGATTGGCTGGATTGGGACTTTTTGGGGCAGGCAGTGCCCTCGCAAATGAATTTCAAACCTTGCCCTTAGAGGCGAACTATGGGGCTAGCCGAGTTCAAACCTTTAATATGAGTGGATTTGCAGCTCCTAAATTAGAAACAGTTCGTGTTGGAATTGTGGGATTGGGGATGAGAGGACCAGGAGCGGTAGATCGTCTGAGCAAAATTGAAGGAGTCGAAATCAAAGCGCTATGTGATTTGCTTCCTGAGCGCGCCGAAAAGGCAAAGAAATCGCTTGAAGGGACTCCTCATCGGCCTGAATTGTATTCGGGAAGTCCCTATGCTTGGAAAAAAATGTGTGAGCGACCTGACTTGGACCTGATCTATATAGCCACGCCATGGGAATGGCATACTCCAATGGCCGTTTATGCGATGGAATCGGGCAAACATGCCGCAGTGGAAGTCCCTGCAGCCAGGACACTTGACGAATGTTGGCAATTAGTGGAAACATCCGAACGAACTCAAAAGCATTGCATGCAATTGGAAAATTGCTGTTATGATTTTTTTGAATTGATGACTTTAAAAATGGCTCGTGAGGGTTTCTTTGGAGAAGTCTTACATGTGGAGGGGGCTTATATCCATGATTTGCTTTGGTTGAATTTTGACAAAGACAAAGGCTATCAAGGAATGTGGAGGCTGAAAGAAAATTTAAGAAACGGAAATTTATATCCTACCCATGGACTAGGCCCGATCTGCCAAATCCTGAATATCAATCGTGGAGATCAAATGGATTATTTGACTTCGGTTTCTTCGGCTGATTTTCAAATGAAGAAAAAGGCAGAAGAATTGGCCATGCAGGATTCATTTTGGAATGAATTTGCAGCCAAAAATTACCGTGGAAATATGAATACCACTGTGGTGAAAACCAAGCATGGAAAGACCATTATGATCCAGCATGATGTGACTTCACCTCGTCCGTATTCCCGATTGCATGTAGTTAGCGGAACCGAAGGGTATGCCCAAAAATATCCAGATCAGAAAGTTTCCAAAGGTCATAGCTGGATGAAGGAAGATGAAATGAAAGCCCTTCAAGAAAAATATACGCCTGAAATTGTCCAGAAAGTAGGAGAGCTAGCCAAGCAAATTGGCGGTCACGGAGGAATGGATTTTATGATGGATTGGAGATTAATTGACTGCCTAAGGAATGGTCTTCCTCTGGATCAGGATGTATATGATGCGGCGCTTTGGAGCTGTATTTCTCCACTTAGTGAATGGTCAGTAGCCAATCGATCTAACTCAATCGATGTTCCTGATTTTACTGGTGGCAGTTGGAAAACAAATACTCCAGTTCCGATTACGCTTGCAGGTGGAGGAACCACCAAAGTGAGGGTTTAG
- a CDS encoding 3-keto-disaccharide hydrolase: protein MKKTWLILPAILGIALFFQFTFKKEQPTWTDLFNGKDLKDWTPKIRTHELGVNFANTFRVEDGLLKVRYDGYEQFDQQYGHLFYKTPYSYYLLSIEYRFVGEQCPGGEGWALRNSGAMLHCQDPKTMLKDQDFPISIEAQFLGGNGKDKRSTCNLCTPGTNVVMGDSLFTPHCINSISETYHGDQWVKANFIVLGDTEVHHLVGKDTVISYYQPQIGGGNVSPFDPSIKVDGKKINSGYISLQSESHPIDFRRVALVDLSSIKDDPRKLAERVQTLLK, encoded by the coding sequence ATGAAAAAAACGTGGTTAATTCTGCCCGCGATCCTAGGGATAGCCCTATTCTTTCAATTTACCTTTAAAAAGGAGCAACCAACTTGGACGGACCTATTTAATGGCAAAGATTTGAAAGACTGGACACCCAAAATCCGAACCCATGAACTAGGTGTGAATTTTGCAAATACTTTTCGAGTCGAAGATGGATTATTGAAAGTCCGTTACGATGGATATGAACAATTTGACCAGCAATACGGCCACCTATTTTATAAAACTCCCTATTCTTACTATTTGCTGAGTATCGAATACAGATTTGTCGGTGAGCAATGTCCTGGTGGAGAAGGCTGGGCACTTCGAAATAGCGGAGCTATGTTGCATTGCCAAGATCCCAAAACGATGCTCAAGGATCAGGATTTCCCCATTTCTATTGAAGCACAATTTTTAGGAGGAAATGGAAAAGACAAACGTAGTACTTGCAACCTTTGCACTCCTGGCACAAATGTGGTCATGGGAGACTCCTTGTTCACTCCCCATTGCATCAATTCTATTTCGGAAACTTATCATGGCGACCAATGGGTGAAAGCAAACTTTATCGTATTGGGAGACACAGAAGTGCATCACTTGGTGGGTAAAGACACCGTCATCAGTTATTACCAACCTCAAATAGGAGGAGGAAATGTCTCTCCTTTTGACCCATCAATCAAAGTTGACGGGAAGAAAATAAACAGTGGATATATTAGTCTGCAAAGCGAAAGTCATCCGATTGATTTTCGAAGGGTAGCCTTAGTTGATCTCTCTTCTATCAAAGACGATCCAAGAAAATTGGCAGAAAGAGTTCAAACCTTATTGAAATAA
- a CDS encoding endonuclease/exonuclease/phosphatase family protein, with protein sequence MKRLFLYALIFLAGPRISFAQEIKIISYNIYHGEYPDQASKPNLADIANLFIQLQPEVIALQEVDSMTERSARIYSEPIDLIKKLSWETGYRGYFGKAMEFGGGGYGEGLLVKKGSQYRTIALPTPAGGEPRAAAFVKAELKSLEEFYFGGTHLCHEFTDNRIAQVDSLFAYAETLSKPVILAGDFNFGPNSPEYNRIPSHWKEAGAVAGNTQKTYDSENGARIDFIWYDSRKFDLVEYKVIEVPFSDHFPVWAVLRMKKDQQ encoded by the coding sequence ATGAAGCGACTTTTCCTTTACGCCTTGATTTTTCTGGCTGGCCCAAGGATTTCTTTTGCCCAAGAAATCAAAATTATCAGTTATAACATCTACCACGGCGAATATCCAGATCAAGCCTCCAAACCCAACTTGGCGGATATTGCTAATCTTTTTATCCAATTGCAACCTGAGGTCATTGCCCTTCAGGAGGTAGATAGCATGACCGAACGATCTGCAAGGATTTACTCCGAGCCTATTGACCTCATCAAAAAGCTAAGCTGGGAAACTGGCTACAGGGGATATTTTGGAAAAGCAATGGAATTTGGTGGAGGAGGATACGGAGAAGGTCTTCTGGTAAAAAAAGGAAGTCAATACCGAACCATCGCCTTGCCGACCCCTGCCGGCGGAGAACCAAGGGCTGCAGCTTTTGTAAAGGCCGAACTTAAATCCTTGGAAGAGTTCTATTTTGGTGGAACTCACCTTTGTCATGAGTTTACCGACAATCGGATCGCTCAAGTGGATTCACTCTTTGCTTATGCAGAAACTCTAAGCAAGCCAGTCATTTTAGCCGGTGATTTCAACTTTGGCCCTAATTCTCCCGAATACAATCGAATCCCCAGTCATTGGAAAGAAGCCGGTGCTGTGGCTGGAAATACCCAAAAAACATACGATTCAGAAAATGGAGCCAGAATTGACTTCATTTGGTATGACTCTAGAAAATTTGACTTAGTCGAATATAAAGTTATCGAAGTGCCATTTTCGGATCACTTTCCAGTATGGGCAGTGCTAAGAATGAAAAAAGACCAGCAATGA
- a CDS encoding FMN-binding negative transcriptional regulator produces MYIHPKNIWTKEADLIKFIQQNAFATLVSRVTNRPWATHLPLILEKDQDGHPILLGHLAKANAQWKEIENEEVLAIFQGPHAYISSSWYNHENVPTWNYQAIHVYGTCRIIEGEHLMHHLKTIVDKYEDGRPNRVSVEKMSDSYVQGQVKALVGIEIKVSEVQASAKLSQNRDQVNFKNIILKLQESPLPMDHQVASEMEKILNADGEG; encoded by the coding sequence ATGTACATTCATCCAAAAAACATCTGGACCAAAGAAGCCGATCTCATTAAATTCATTCAGCAAAATGCTTTTGCCACCTTGGTATCAAGGGTGACCAATCGTCCTTGGGCTACGCATTTGCCTTTGATCTTAGAGAAAGATCAAGACGGTCATCCAATCCTTTTAGGCCATCTAGCTAAAGCAAATGCTCAATGGAAGGAGATCGAAAATGAAGAAGTATTGGCGATTTTTCAAGGGCCTCATGCTTACATTTCTTCTTCTTGGTACAACCATGAAAACGTCCCTACTTGGAATTATCAAGCCATTCATGTCTACGGAACGTGTCGAATTATTGAAGGAGAGCACTTAATGCATCACCTCAAAACCATCGTGGACAAGTACGAAGATGGCCGACCCAACCGGGTAAGTGTAGAAAAAATGAGCGATTCTTATGTTCAAGGGCAGGTAAAAGCCTTAGTAGGAATCGAAATCAAAGTGAGCGAAGTTCAGGCGAGCGCTAAACTCTCGCAAAATCGGGATCAAGTAAACTTCAAAAACATCATTCTCAAACTTCAGGAAAGTCCATTGCCCATGGATCATCAAGTTGCTTCGGAAATGGAAAAAATATTGAATGCAGATGGAGAAGGATAA
- a CDS encoding helix-turn-helix domain-containing protein yields the protein MENFSTDRLRLAAQFVNTTSAPIFLTGKAGTGKTTFLRELALTTYKRFVIVAPTGIAALNAGGVTIHSQFLLPFGSFLPVRETEGNYTQRFGFVSQSTLARKHPLNKFRKDVLKSIDLLVIDEVSMLRADVLDAIDYRLRSVKRRYSTPFGGIQVLFIGDLYQLPPVVKDEEWEVMKQFYASMHFFEAKALKDSGMIYLELDKIFRQQDETFIRILNNLRDNRPSLEDIRILNSHYKTPEQIRDLKDCITLTTHNYKADEINRRELTNLPGESFFYLAEIENDFPEALFPLPKALELKVGARIMFIKNDTSGLASYFNGKLATVLGLEEDEILVEMDGDRSEYTLKKELWENKKYQIHPDTKELEEELIGTFSHYPIKLAWAVTVHKSQGLTFDQAIIDVGQAFAPGQVYVALSRLRSIEGLILGTRIREDVLYTDPKVVSFVQSADQSQNLQHLLIQRQGTYLQELIDQTFEVDSLIFSLRQFAKEHDSSMAFEDPEMEKAIPEVYGILESELENTRKFRSQLFSLLLSGQREKLQVRLEKGMEYYLALIRKPIEIILLQELKTESLSRIKSYQNDLSELELELLKKFIQIARVGQLIHRILEGEIPGKIGDFDQEAGKMRLKIIQTLRIAHPDLGTQTSTKSGRKKSKSPKTSLSQEPKEKKEDTKAWSIRLFQEGKTPGEIAADRGLALSTIIGHLAHGVKQGKIHLHELVEPEVAQEVLQVDPPLEGLKAYFDHFEGKIDYETLRAILDSRPDPT from the coding sequence ATGGAAAATTTTTCAACAGATCGACTCCGTCTCGCTGCCCAATTTGTCAATACCACCTCAGCCCCCATTTTTTTGACAGGAAAAGCCGGAACCGGCAAGACGACTTTTCTTCGAGAATTGGCATTAACAACCTATAAACGATTTGTGATTGTGGCTCCCACAGGGATTGCGGCGCTCAATGCCGGAGGGGTGACCATCCATTCTCAATTTCTCCTTCCATTTGGAAGTTTCTTGCCCGTGCGAGAGACGGAAGGAAATTATACTCAGCGTTTTGGCTTTGTCTCTCAATCTACCCTTGCACGAAAGCATCCTTTAAATAAATTCCGAAAAGACGTCCTCAAATCCATTGATCTTTTGGTAATCGACGAAGTAAGTATGCTGAGGGCGGATGTTTTGGATGCGATTGATTATCGACTTCGAAGTGTCAAAAGACGTTATAGTACACCCTTTGGAGGAATTCAGGTCCTTTTTATCGGGGATCTGTACCAACTTCCCCCGGTAGTTAAAGACGAGGAATGGGAGGTCATGAAGCAGTTTTACGCATCCATGCATTTCTTTGAAGCGAAAGCCTTGAAGGATTCCGGAATGATTTATTTGGAATTGGATAAAATTTTCCGACAGCAAGACGAGACTTTTATCCGCATCTTGAATAACCTCCGCGACAATAGACCTTCTCTGGAAGATATTCGGATTCTCAATTCTCACTATAAAACTCCTGAACAAATCCGAGATCTTAAGGACTGTATTACTCTGACTACGCATAACTACAAGGCCGATGAAATCAACCGTCGAGAATTGACCAATTTGCCAGGGGAATCATTCTTTTACCTCGCCGAAATTGAAAATGACTTTCCCGAAGCACTTTTCCCCTTACCCAAAGCACTAGAATTGAAAGTAGGTGCAAGGATCATGTTTATCAAAAATGATACTTCTGGGCTTGCCTCTTATTTCAATGGAAAATTAGCAACAGTGCTAGGATTGGAGGAGGATGAAATCCTCGTCGAAATGGATGGGGATAGGTCAGAGTATACGCTCAAAAAAGAGCTCTGGGAAAATAAAAAGTATCAAATTCATCCGGATACCAAGGAACTTGAAGAGGAGTTAATCGGGACTTTTTCACATTATCCCATCAAACTCGCCTGGGCTGTCACCGTCCATAAAAGTCAAGGATTGACGTTTGATCAAGCCATTATTGATGTGGGACAGGCCTTTGCACCGGGGCAAGTCTATGTTGCACTAAGTCGACTTCGAAGTATAGAAGGGCTGATTTTGGGGACTCGAATCCGCGAAGATGTGCTTTACACGGATCCCAAGGTGGTTTCTTTCGTTCAATCAGCGGATCAGTCCCAAAATCTTCAACATCTACTCATTCAGAGACAAGGAACTTATCTGCAGGAGCTCATTGATCAAACATTTGAAGTGGATTCGTTGATTTTTTCGCTCAGACAATTTGCCAAAGAGCACGATAGTTCGATGGCTTTCGAAGATCCTGAAATGGAAAAAGCGATTCCAGAGGTTTATGGGATTTTGGAGTCCGAATTGGAAAATACCCGAAAGTTTCGAAGCCAACTGTTTTCCCTTTTGCTCTCTGGTCAGCGGGAAAAGCTTCAAGTCCGATTGGAAAAGGGCATGGAATATTACCTCGCGCTCATTCGAAAACCCATCGAAATCATCCTTCTCCAAGAATTAAAAACCGAATCTCTATCACGAATCAAAAGCTACCAAAATGACTTGAGTGAGCTGGAATTGGAACTCCTGAAGAAGTTTATCCAAATCGCGAGAGTGGGCCAGTTGATTCATCGGATTCTGGAAGGAGAGATTCCGGGAAAAATCGGTGATTTTGACCAAGAGGCTGGGAAAATGCGATTGAAGATCATTCAAACTTTGCGGATCGCACATCCCGATCTCGGAACCCAAACATCCACCAAATCAGGAAGGAAAAAATCAAAAAGTCCTAAAACTTCCCTTTCTCAAGAGCCAAAAGAAAAGAAGGAAGATACGAAGGCTTGGAGTATTCGGCTTTTTCAGGAAGGTAAAACACCCGGAGAAATAGCCGCCGATCGAGGACTTGCCTTATCCACGATAATTGGACATCTGGCCCATGGGGTCAAACAAGGAAAAATCCACTTGCATGAACTTGTTGAGCCAGAAGTCGCTCAGGAAGTACTGCAAGTGGATCCGCCTTTAGAAGGATTGAAAGCTTATTTTGATCATTTCGAAGGTAAGATTGACTATGAAACTTTACGTGCCATCTTGGATTCTCGACCTGATCCAACCTAG
- a CDS encoding M20/M25/M40 family metallo-hydrolase has product MKKLLIGAMALLSLQAQSQTLTIANLEKLTESSWQDGISLLKEIVSMPNDAFFPEQIEVNIQWCEGQFQQRGWTTERLETGGIPLLLVGKQNPKSAKTALFYFHVDGQAVDRSRWQQPDPYTPVLKEQQANGQWEIIPIEKLQQEYNPDWRIYARSSSDDKGPLAMFITAWDALNKAGISPDYSVKIILDFEEEQGSPKLPGAVNQYKEKLAADLMLIMDGPRHTSNLPTLSYGARGISEIFLTTYGPKLPQHSGHYGNYAPNPALLMSQLLASMKDEEGRVVIPGFYDGINLSAEERAILNAVPDDEPAIKKRLGLGRTDQVGASYQESIQYPSLNIRGLKSAWIGPEARTIVPDVALAEMDMRLVPESDPKRLIQLIEEHITKQGFHIVRQDPTDEERMNYPKIVKVNTSISYQAFRTPLNSPAGDWLRKAMTRAFDLAPVQIRISGGSIPISPFVDALGIPAVTIPTVNADNNQHSPNENLRLGNYKEGILTIMSVLSEPMEKMALPKK; this is encoded by the coding sequence ATGAAAAAGCTCCTCATCGGTGCGATGGCACTTTTGAGCCTACAAGCTCAGTCCCAAACCCTTACAATAGCAAATCTTGAAAAACTAACTGAAAGCTCCTGGCAGGATGGTATTTCGCTTCTGAAAGAAATTGTTTCCATGCCCAATGACGCATTTTTCCCAGAGCAAATCGAAGTCAACATCCAATGGTGCGAAGGTCAGTTTCAACAAAGAGGATGGACGACCGAGCGCCTGGAAACGGGAGGAATCCCCTTACTTCTCGTGGGAAAGCAAAATCCAAAATCTGCAAAAACCGCTCTCTTTTACTTTCATGTCGATGGCCAAGCGGTAGACCGTAGCAGATGGCAGCAGCCTGACCCTTACACTCCAGTCCTCAAAGAGCAACAGGCAAACGGTCAATGGGAAATTATTCCAATCGAAAAACTTCAGCAAGAATACAACCCTGACTGGCGAATCTATGCTCGCTCCTCCTCGGATGACAAAGGCCCCTTGGCTATGTTTATCACCGCTTGGGATGCGCTCAACAAAGCAGGAATTTCCCCGGATTATTCGGTGAAAATCATTTTGGATTTTGAAGAAGAGCAAGGATCTCCCAAGCTTCCCGGTGCAGTAAACCAATACAAGGAAAAATTGGCGGCTGATCTTATGTTGATTATGGATGGTCCCCGACACACCTCCAATCTTCCAACTTTGAGCTATGGAGCTCGAGGAATTTCAGAAATCTTTTTAACGACTTATGGACCTAAGCTACCTCAGCATAGCGGGCACTATGGAAATTATGCCCCTAATCCTGCTTTACTGATGAGTCAACTTTTGGCTTCAATGAAAGATGAGGAAGGGCGTGTTGTTATCCCAGGTTTCTATGATGGAATCAACCTCAGCGCAGAAGAAAGAGCAATATTAAATGCTGTCCCTGATGATGAACCAGCGATCAAAAAACGGCTCGGTTTAGGAAGAACCGATCAAGTGGGAGCTTCCTATCAAGAAAGCATTCAATACCCATCCTTGAACATCAGAGGCTTAAAATCTGCCTGGATTGGTCCAGAGGCTAGAACCATCGTGCCGGATGTTGCTTTGGCAGAAATGGATATGCGCCTTGTTCCGGAGTCGGACCCTAAGCGTCTGATTCAATTGATTGAGGAGCATATCACCAAGCAAGGATTTCATATTGTACGGCAAGACCCTACTGACGAGGAGCGGATGAACTATCCAAAAATCGTCAAAGTCAATACCTCAATTTCGTATCAGGCGTTTCGTACTCCTCTCAATTCTCCTGCTGGAGATTGGCTGCGAAAAGCCATGACCCGTGCCTTTGATCTAGCCCCCGTTCAAATCCGAATTTCAGGAGGTTCTATTCCGATTTCACCCTTTGTGGATGCCTTGGGAATACCAGCGGTAACGATTCCAACGGTCAATGCAGACAACAATCAACATAGCCCAAATGAAAATCTTCGACTGGGAAATTACAAGGAAGGAATCTTGACGATCATGTCCGTACTTTCTGAACCTATGGAAAAAATGGCTCTTCCGAAAAAATAA
- a CDS encoding heme-binding domain-containing protein, with protein MKTWQYLLGGLVVIGIAVQFVPNELPPVQTSNPGDLIGSGIVEEPMANILKSACYDCHSNETNYPWYSHVAPVSWLVAKDTREGREEVNFSNWQDLELLDQLAILDDISSEVSEEHMPMPIYTWIHPEAKLDENQRQQILTWAETTMDRLVEEE; from the coding sequence ATGAAAACTTGGCAATACCTTTTGGGCGGATTAGTAGTGATCGGAATAGCGGTCCAGTTTGTTCCCAATGAGCTTCCTCCTGTACAAACTTCCAATCCAGGAGACCTGATCGGTTCGGGAATTGTGGAAGAGCCCATGGCCAATATTCTAAAATCCGCCTGTTACGACTGCCACAGCAACGAAACCAACTACCCATGGTATTCCCATGTCGCCCCAGTGTCTTGGTTAGTTGCGAAAGACACCCGGGAAGGTCGCGAAGAAGTCAATTTTTCCAATTGGCAAGATCTCGAGCTTTTGGATCAGTTGGCTATTTTAGATGATATCTCCTCGGAAGTTTCTGAAGAGCACATGCCCATGCCCATTTACACTTGGATTCATCCCGAGGCCAAACTTGATGAAAATCAACGTCAACAAATCTTAACTTGGGCTGAAACTACCATGGACAGGCTTGTCGAAGAGGAATAG
- a CDS encoding heme-binding domain-containing protein: MKKLAILPIAALAGLLFLQANPKPEADTLAALHPEMPALPADVKAIVQQKCYGCHNPKSKNEKGKAKLDWDALEAAKKSKALATMGKIKETLDEGSMPPARFLESNPDKKLTADEVATLMQWTTGKKK; encoded by the coding sequence ATGAAAAAACTAGCTATTCTCCCTATTGCAGCCTTGGCAGGATTACTATTTCTGCAAGCCAATCCAAAACCAGAAGCGGACACCCTTGCAGCACTTCATCCTGAAATGCCCGCTCTACCCGCAGATGTTAAGGCCATCGTCCAGCAAAAATGCTACGGCTGCCACAATCCAAAATCTAAAAACGAAAAAGGAAAAGCCAAACTGGATTGGGATGCCTTAGAAGCCGCAAAAAAATCAAAAGCACTCGCAACAATGGGTAAAATCAAGGAAACGTTGGATGAAGGCTCAATGCCTCCAGCACGTTTTTTAGAATCCAATCCAGACAAAAAGTTGACTGCCGATGAGGTAGCTACTTTGATGCAATGGACTACTGGAAAGAAGAAATAA